In a genomic window of bacterium:
- a CDS encoding ABC-three component system middle component 6, with protein sequence MILPNKHIQISNSILNLGAILLDNITTNQTVSLLWDKVRELSEVRNFERFTLGLDLLFILGIVELKDGIIRRVEK encoded by the coding sequence ATGATACTCCCAAACAAGCATATTCAAATATCAAACTCTATATTAAATCTGGGGGCAATTCTATTAGACAATATTACAACAAACCAAACTGTCAGTCTACTCTGGGACAAAGTAAGGGAATTATCTGAGGTAAGAAATTTTGAAAGATTTACTTTGGGGTTAGATTTATTATTCATTTTAGGTATTGTTGAATTGAAAGATGGAATAATTAGGAGGGTTGAAAAATGA
- a CDS encoding ABC-three component system protein, with product MIHSIECDNPSFKKIVFKDGLNVILAERTKEATIKDSRNGLGKSTLIEIIHFCLGADKRETLKNPRLDNWTFILNLDLGGKTYSISRNTADNNKIIIEGDCSDWKIKPTIDEKSRKQIISRNDWKKCLGILMFNLQPIYDEFEYVPTFRSLISYFIRQNGQRGGFLTPFQQYKSQREWDIQINNAFLLSLGWEYASKLQVIKDRVKFLNHLKKEAQSGLLANLMGNIGELEALKIRIEAQVQDEDSQLRSFKVHNQYNQIERNADNLTKNIHELVNLNMTDRMILEHYEGSLSEEKDARTDKIIKIYKEAGLVFMDIVTKKIDEVLDFHRKVVANRKDFLANEMDRIRGNISRREDEIKKMTSQRTELMQILQSHGALEEFNELQKNHQNSVSQLKDISIRLENLKKFEQGKSGISIEQELLHQQANRDLSEREFQRRDAILTFNESSEALYEVPGTLSIDFTKKGFKFGINIERSGSHGISNMKIFCYDLMLAKLWAKRTKTPIFLIHDSNIFDGVDERQRALALQLAASESSKHGFQYICTFNSDMIPQKDFRGDFDFSSNVVRKL from the coding sequence ATGATTCATTCAATAGAGTGTGATAATCCCTCATTTAAAAAAATCGTTTTCAAAGATGGGCTTAATGTTATACTCGCTGAAAGAACTAAAGAAGCGACTATAAAAGATTCAAGAAATGGTCTTGGAAAATCTACCTTAATAGAAATAATCCATTTTTGCCTGGGTGCTGACAAGAGAGAGACATTGAAGAATCCACGGTTGGATAATTGGACATTTATACTAAATTTAGACTTGGGTGGGAAAACATATTCTATATCCCGTAATACCGCAGACAATAATAAGATAATTATTGAAGGAGATTGTTCCGATTGGAAGATTAAACCTACTATTGATGAGAAATCCAGGAAGCAAATTATTTCCAGGAATGATTGGAAGAAATGCTTAGGTATTTTAATGTTCAACCTTCAGCCGATTTATGACGAATTTGAATATGTACCGACTTTTAGAAGCTTAATTTCATACTTCATTAGACAAAATGGACAAAGAGGCGGTTTTCTTACCCCTTTTCAGCAATACAAGAGCCAACGAGAATGGGATATTCAAATCAATAATGCTTTTTTACTTAGTCTTGGTTGGGAATATGCCTCGAAACTACAAGTTATTAAAGATAGAGTAAAATTTTTGAACCATCTCAAAAAAGAAGCACAGTCTGGTTTACTTGCAAATCTTATGGGAAACATTGGAGAATTAGAAGCACTGAAAATTAGGATAGAGGCACAAGTTCAAGATGAGGACTCCCAATTAAGAAGTTTTAAGGTTCATAATCAGTATAACCAGATTGAAAGAAATGCCGATAATTTGACAAAAAATATACATGAATTAGTTAATCTGAATATGACTGATAGAATGATTCTTGAACATTATGAAGGGAGTTTGAGTGAGGAGAAGGATGCAAGAACCGACAAAATCATCAAGATTTACAAAGAGGCTGGATTAGTATTCATGGATATAGTAACAAAAAAAATCGATGAAGTTCTTGATTTCCATCGTAAAGTAGTAGCCAACAGAAAGGATTTCTTAGCAAACGAGATGGATAGAATTAGAGGCAATATTTCTCGTCGAGAAGATGAAATAAAAAAAATGACATCCCAACGAACAGAGTTAATGCAGATTTTACAAAGTCATGGTGCATTAGAGGAATTTAACGAATTACAGAAGAATCATCAGAATAGTGTCTCTCAGTTAAAGGATATATCCATAAGATTAGAAAATTTAAAGAAATTTGAACAGGGAAAGAGTGGAATATCTATTGAACAGGAACTTCTTCATCAACAGGCAAACAGAGATTTGAGTGAGAGAGAGTTTCAAAGAAGAGATGCAATTTTAACATTTAATGAAAGTTCAGAAGCACTTTATGAAGTACCTGGAACACTATCCATAGATTTTACGAAAAAAGGATTTAAATTTGGAATTAATATAGAACGTTCAGGCAGCCACGGTATAAGTAACATGAAAATTTTTTGCTATGATTTAATGTTGGCAAAATTGTGGGCAAAAAGAACGAAGACACCAATATTCTTAATTCATGACAGCAATATTTTTGATGGTGTCGATGAACGACAGAGG